DNA sequence from the Dreissena polymorpha isolate Duluth1 chromosome 3, UMN_Dpol_1.0, whole genome shotgun sequence genome:
cccctgggtcaaaagttatgggggttgggttgggaccgggtcagagatttttactcatttttttaggttattttactataatttcttcatttctacaccgattgtcatcaaattgatactgaacctctctgatgacaatacggtcaatctcaactatgcatggccccattaccaaccctggggcgccccgcccacataggtcacgcccacccaaaattgccttttgctataatttcttcatttctacaccgattcacttcaaattaatactgaacctctcttatcacaatacggttaatctcaactatgcatggccccataaccaaccctggggcgccccgcccacataggccacgcccacccaaaattgccttttactataatttcttcatttctacacagattcacttcaaattgatactgaacctcttttatgacaatacagtcattctcaactatgcatggccccattaccaaccctggggcaccccgcccacataggccacgcccacccaaaattgccttttactataatttcttcatttctacaccgatttacttcaaattgatactgaacctcttttatgacaatacggtcaatctaacctatgcatggcccaatcaccaaccctggggcgtccctgggtcaaacatgcggcggggaatacgcgtcggcctctgccgcgccatttctagttttattaatatattacaatttattacATATCAGAATCGTGCATACAcactttaaaatcaatatttgtcCAAATCGTCTTGAAATTTGCTTAGAATAAAATTTAGTCATATCTCAGCCGAGTTGAAAATGGCTCCGATCCTCTTGATTACATGGTCGCCAGGGTCGGGGAAGTTTTCCTCGTATGAATATTGTGCAAGCTtgtgaaaacacttttattcacatgttttgtccaatcttcatgaaacattttACGTCAGAACCATAATTGTCTTAAgtgtttgaaataataaaatttaaagtaTGTCAACGACTACACTGTAAACTAAAATGTAGCTACAAGtcaaattaataaaagaaaatgtatgtTTCAGATAAACATTACAATCCGCCCAATTAAAATGCCGTTATTTTGACCATTTTCGAATATTTACGATACTGCATAAGCATAAAGAAAGCTATAAATGTACTATGATTGTAACTCTCACACATTATGGAAATCTGAATACCAACTGGTTTCGGTAAGTTTATTTTGAAAGTTCCTGTTTATATTTTTCGCAACAAAAATCTCGATTACAAATTTTCAGaatattatgtttacaataatgacattttgttaaaatgttaatttgAAACTTTTTTACATGGCCAAACTGTCGATATGCTTTGGAAATTGGGAAACCTATTTACATTTTATCTTTTTGAGTTTCTTTTGTGTTTCTCATATTTATCTTATTAAATAGCTAAAAATTGTCTTTGAAAGTGACCTACGTTTAGACATAGACTATTTCAAAAGGTCCAAATTAACAGTTAGCCCAAAATTACGCGTTTGTTTTCGAAAAATCATGTACGTTTCATACAGAGCTGTCataaatgcatgtataatttatttaaatactatCAACATAACCACTTCACATGACTTCATTACACTCTTGAGATATACCTATTTTAGACTCGGGCTAATGCAGGTCTTTTTTCCGGATTATCCGGTCGCTGAACATATACAGTAATGGATGAATCCAATCAACATTTAGCAAACTCACATAACCTGATGCcattttaacctttaaatttaacaaatattgGACTAAAACGAATGAATCAATAATGACAAGGTATCCATCGAGGGCATCATGTTCTTGCATCTTTCAAATAATCGTGTATAGTAAATTAGCAAGGAAGAAAACTGATGTATGTTTCAATCAACCAATTAATCAATATATCAATTAATCAATCAATCCACTAATCAATCAATCCATTCATCGATTCAGCCATCAAACCATCAATCAATATCAATCTATCAATTATAACATATACATACTATAAACTGCAAATCAACTTAACTTGATAAATTAAACTCTTATCAGATAAGCGGTCGATAATTATGATACTTAACTGTTTTCAGTAGCACAGAGAGGTAAATAAGTTATTAAATAGTTTTCAGGTTTGGTTCGTTATTTACACCACATAAAACGTAGCCATGTGCGGGTGCATTCGAGCGAATCAATCACGTCAAAAATGACTTAAACCAATCCAAAAACAGAAATTAAATCTACCAACAGCAAGTTGCAATATTATCTGAATCTCACTCTTTAACTTGCaccttttaaagggatcttttcacgtgttggtaaattgacaaaattgaaaaaagttgtttccgattcgcaaattttcgtttaagttatgatatttatgaggaaacagtaatactgaacatttaccatggtctaatatagccattatatgcatcttttgacgatttaaaaacctgaaaattataaagcgttgcaacgcgaaacgattgaataatttgcagagttctgttgttgtcgtttaattttgtgaaactacgaagattgcttatataaagtataaaatacgtctttcatacatacttggcaggatggccgagcgggctaattggtttttactccaggactccgggggtcactggtgcGAGCCCTGCTGCATTCAactttttctttccttttttgtattgtattcttgattttttactggagctttttagatccaatgtttacatttatcaaaataaagcatttaatgacaaacttcaaaacatgctaaaatctgtgaaaaggcccctttaaataaagaaaCGTGACTTTCTTGAAAATGCTTCGCGAATAAACACGTTCAAAAGCAACCGACGTGTGCACATGACAGCACCGCACAATTAAGGTTAAAGATCACCAGTAATATTAAAATCCTCGGCATATCGGGCTACATAATTACGTACTGTTACCTCATTCGCAGGCAATTATCACAATGTATGAGTATTGATGTGGCTTTATTCTACACATTCTTAGTCAATATCTCCTTATATATATATGCGTTCTACCGTAAATACCCCCACATTCACTGcataatatatgtttttgttgtaaACATTATCGACAGTGACACTATTGTTGTAAGtattgtactttgttatattgaccttattgtatatgttataatCTTGGTTGTAAATCAAAGttctgtttttttctgtttaaaaactGAGCATAATCATATAATATCGTTTTGTTTATAACACGTTTTGTGaataaaataaagaatgaatGTACCTGTGCTTAAGCCAGTGTTCGCGATTCCCCTTAACTCGACCGAATACATGAGACTCGGTGCTTTCTTAAAATTTGAGTTTGTTGAGTCCCAGTTTTCTTATCAATTCAAAGACAAATTAAGTTATTCAAACActtattttactaaataaatacacaatttatgATCTATTTAATGTAAAAAGTAATTCTGAAAATTCAAAAAACACTTTGCTctaatttattttgttaaaaaacttaaacaaatggaTAGCCTAAATGCAAAAAAACTAGCTCAACCTTAAGATATACTAGCAACATGTGTAATCATTGGCATGCGTtctgcttgttattatttattcatatgaAGTCTTGTCTGGGTTCCATTAACGTCAAGTCATTATTCTAACGCTCTAGTGGAAAATGAAAACATGATAAGATAAATGTATAGCCTGATGGAATGCATGATGCTGCAGTGCAATCTTTTTTGCAAGCGTTGTTTCTTTTAAGATTGTATTTACATATTCCAGTTATTAGTTATTTCgttattgtttgtaataaaataacatgcaagtggaagtttataaaaaaaactattggtTGTTAACATCGTTAAAaggagacagacagacagacagacagacagacagacagacagacagacagacagacagacagacagacagacagacagacagacagacagacagacagacagacagacagacagacagacagacagacagacagacagacagacagacagacagacagacagacagacagacagacagacagacagacagacagacagacagtaagacagacagacagacagacagacagacagacagacagacagacagacagacagacagacagacagacagacagacagacagacagacagacagacagacagacagacagacagacggacagacagacagacagacaggcagacagacggacagacggagggCAGACGGGCGGGCGAGCTTGCGagcggacggacggatggaccgaccgaccacCGGACcgcccgaccgaccgaccgacaggcaggcaggcagacaggcaagCAGACATAATATGAACATATGAATGGATATACCGCTATACATATGAAAAATATATCGTTGAATATTCAAATTAATGttcataataatacattatgtACTTTTTTGTTATTACAATTacaatataagtacatgtactttGCAGTTGTTTGCGGACAGTCAAAGAGACGGAAGGAAAACCAACGGCTTTGAAAGACCGACAAATGGAAAATAAAAGCTGGATGGCCATGTCAAGTTTGATTCTAAAGATATATATTGTTAGTATGCATTGTTTTAGTTATTGAACATTTGaagttgtgttttatttcatcgactgacctttgaccttaacaaTGAAAAAGAGATTCTCATTACCTCGCATAACCGACTTTACGGATACCGAGTTTCAGCCGAATATATTCGGACACGTTTGATAGATCTGAAAATCTCTTTTTGCTGACGAACGTACTGGTAAACTGACGAACGTATGGGCAGGCATAACGGACGGATAGTTAACCTACAGTCCCCGACGGTGAAGTTGTAATTATCCATAATGGTTTTCCTTATAAAATATACACACCAAAACGAATCTATAATACGGTTTAAATACTTAACATATATTGTATTCAGACAAGAACAACcctattaataaattattataaattagtATAACTATGTTTTCTATTcagttttcaatttttattttttagggTAGTGAAAATAAATGACTATAACTCAAATTCGGGCCGACAACGGCACTCGCCTCGCCAAAATTATCATGGGGCTCGTCCTATTATTTCCATAAGTATAAGCATGATGGTATGCATCTGATGAGGATAAGATAGATAAAATGGATAAGGAACTTGACGATGAGGAGACCCGGAATTGGGTAAAGGTCTGTCTTGCTCTACGCTGTCTGACAAAGAGCCTTGTttcatatataaaaaagaaaagtgtAGATCAGTACTCTAATAACGTAACATTTTTGACAAAATGTGTTCGTGTACCTGAATATACTTGTTCGAGCTGTAATCTGAAAACATTGGAGCCGTATCACTCTCAGAGAACGCCttgtaaatatttacatgtaaagTATAAATGTGCATGTAGTGCTTCAGGAAAACAACAATGTCCAGAAAAAACGTGTGGAAAGATATATGATCTTATTAAGGATGAGCATGTCGAAAACAACCCGAACTGGTTGAACTCAAAATCGGAACTGTGGTCTGACAAGCAATCCGGGCCTTGGGAAAGGATGAAGTGCTTTATTGATACACAAGGATACAACGACAAATCAGATATATTCCTGGCAGATATCTCGGCATTAGTACAAATTTGCACAAACAATGGTAATTTGGTGCGGGAAATTGGATCTACTAATCTAAGCTATCTACAGAAGGTATGAACTTGCATCTGCACCGTACATTCTATGCTAATATTTATTGATTGCATACGCAAGTGTAATGCAGTTGCTTTGTTAATACTAAGAATGTAAAACGAAGATACagtttgtgttaaaaatattgtatggccatTTATTTGCGAAGCGAAGAAAGCTTACATTAACGGTTTTTGTAGTAAACAAAAATCGCATGATATTTCCCTTATATCTGATGACTATTCAATCGTTTTTATCGTTTGGTTGAAAATAAACAAgattatataaataaacacattttaaaacagcATAGACGCAAATGAACATGAGTAAGTATGGTGCGCATTATGCAATTGAAGTTTCATAGTGTATATTATAGGAGACATAAGCATGGAAGTTTATCACATGTAATTATTTCGTCCATGAAGTTGCTTTGATAAGATTCATTGTATAACcgcaattttgaataaaatattttattcaacatgaccaaaataacataaaaactatTTCGTTTGCACGTAATGATTATCATATATTTTATAActcacaatttgaaacaaaattatgtttactAGAACTAttagtaaatataattttattattcgTTTTCAATTATGAATAGCATTTTATAGTATATTTTGCATGAGATGATATCACACCCACACACACTATAAACCTTATTGTTAAACACAACATACTTCCCATTTTGTGACGATACTAAGTAAAGTTTACTTTAAAGAATCCAACGGTGGGGATTTGCATTCCATATACATTAAAGCAATTCATGAACATTGTAACGTGTTCAGTGATGTTGCCGTCGTTTTTATGCTTCAATATCAATCAATTTAATTGAATAACTGCAGATTAAAAAAATTAGAAACGAAGTTGCACATTCAAGTAACATGCAGATAAAAACGATTTCCTTCAAAGAATACATCATGGATTTAAAGAATGCTCTACTGCTACAATTATTTGATCACTATCGCTCAGCTGATCAGCTACCGTACTTGGAAAGTGTAAGACAAACAttcgtttttttttcgaaataacaATCGTTAGTAAATACTTAGTCTTAATCAAAAGAACTGGTGAACGGGATGCCTTTAATAGTAGCATAGTTCGACAATAATTGAAAAGCAAtccgatttgaaaaaaaaatgaaataaagataACTATGCAAGtgtaaacatacatattttagaGCCTATCTTTATGGTTTAGACATTTTCTACTTTATAGTTAGAAACAAACGAGCAGCGAATAACTGTAGAAGACGAAATAGGAGCCAGAGAAGAAACGCTTGTTTCAGTCAAAGAACTTATAATCTCATTAGAGAAACAGCTTGAACAAATTCAGTCGCTTAATGATGCACACTCAAAATcgaatactgaaaatataaaagagGAAATAGCGCAGTTAACTATGATTGAAAAGCAGCATTTTCGACAAATAAATGAACGTTCAAATAGAAAGACATTTGGAATTATTGCAAAACGAATACTTGAAGACAAAAGAGATGTTAagtaaacacaaaatgaaattaGGGAGCATAGATTGCACTTTACGGATGCACACGAAGGAATTATGCAATATTTCACAGGTACGTTTAATTATTGCGTAAGATGGGCTTTTTAAGAGCGATTGGTCTTTGCAGTCTTTAAGTTAATTAGGCATAAAAATTGTGTATAATAGGTTTATATTTGTCTTCGTTGTGCTTCGTTTGCATTTGGATTCGCACATgtggttttacattgaattatacatGCACATACCTTATAAATGCTAAGAATGTTcaaattaatatttgaataaatgaTCCCATGGAATTTCCCGAAAACTATAGCTAAGTCGCAACATGACTGTTTGAGTATATCATAAACTTAATGTTTTGAAGTACGCACGAAGTGATATTCGTTTAAAGCCATTACGCATGTTACGCGACTTGTATATtgaatttgcttttttttaaatatgcaagtATAGAATGGGTAAAAAAACGTACTTCGAAAGCAGGTTTACATACATATACAGTAAGCGTATTATAACTGATAACATGAATTTAGAAATTCGCATTGTGTGAGGAACTCATTGACAGGAACATATCACTAGATGGTAAGCTCGTCGTAGCTCTTTAGGCTCGGATATTGTTAaacaaagttttctttattcACTTGCGGACTGCGGACATGACCTTCAAGTTCACGCATTAGTCTGTGTTTATTTCATGATGAGTGTTGTTAGTATGTAGCGTCAGTTGTGGTTATTTGTTGTTACTTATGtcatacaattattttttgtttaattgtaaagGATCTAATTGATATcggtttacatacattttaaaatgcaactCTACAATTTACAATGCAACTCTACCACTCATTCTGGCTTAGCTGCGTGTAACCCTAGCGTTACATGGTACGTGCAGTCCATGAACCCAATCATAAATTATACTCTCCATTACATCATATTATGAACATAACcagttataaacatatataaacataaccGGTACACAAACTATACATATTGAACATACATGCCTTAGtaaaaaattacataataatgggcatgatttttttctttttcaaagaaAGTGACGAATGTGGAAAAGGATATGAAACCAATTCTTGAAAAAACTGCACGGAGCATGGAAGGTAATGTGTATCTATACGCAACCGTTTAACTGAAGtacaaatatgcatttttacaaTTCGTTCACGGCTAACAAAACGTTTTTGTATTCCAATTTTAGTTGTTGAAAGATTGGAACAGAAATTCGACGAATTTGGAAGACAGTTGAAGCGTTTTGATGCTCCAGGTAACACCAGATACCCTAAAATATCGACATTTTCTTACATTGGTTTTAATTCCTTACCCTGTGACCATTCTAATACAGTGACCTTCACTCATTCGTGTGTGACGTGGGCTTTTGTGCTGTATCTTGTTGTAAGCCTATGAGTAATTTGCCATAAATAACGGACCTCATACTTTTGATACGATTTACATCCTGCTGGAGGAACCGGATGTGTTTAGTTTTCGTATTTAATTGTTCTTAAAATTCAAATGATATAGTTATGATAACTCTTTAATGTTTTATTGCCTTTACATGTTCTGTAGGTATGAAACTTATTGTCGAACTTAAAACGTCCACTGGCGCAGAAACAGCATCAGAGTTGTTAGTGGAATCTTCGAACGGCATCTTGCGCGATGGACCAATTACGGAATTGCAAAAAATGTCTGAAATCAGCTTTAGATAAAATTTGTTAAGGTCTGTTGTGCATGTAGTTAAGAAATATATCGGATAATTTTGCAACATCCCTCGTAGTAGGAATGATCTCACCGTCAGCAAGTAGTGATGAAGCAAATGGACTGTATACTAACTTTGAGCTATTTTAAAATACTCTAGCATACAAAAGAAGTGAaaagacgaaaataataattatgctgGTAATGTTCGTTCTTTTGTTCCAGATGgtgttcaaataaaatatgtcaaaagtGAGTGCATGGCGATATATTGTGAATATCCAAATATGAAGAGTTGGTTAGCATTTCTACGCAAATATTTGAATAGAGAattcgaccaaatatttttaccGGTTCAAAATCACTTGAGGGCCTACATTGGATACGAAGATCTGGAGTTGAATGTGGCGATCTATGATGAAGACTTCGCAATATCTGTCCAGTCGATATGTAATTATGTTCTTTAATTATTCTCCTTGTTTAGTTGGGTTTGGCACCGCTTTCATAAGTAATTCGGTCATATAACGGCGGCCAGTAAAGCAACTTAATCTCTTACTCGGATAGCTTGTTTACCAGTTGTAACTAAACATTCTTAACGACAGTAACTAAAACCGGTATGGGGAGAATGGCATTATAACTATTTCACGATCAATTACTATAGAAAGTATGTGGTCGAGCCGGATATCGAGCCCTTTATTCTCGGATATGTGTTCTAGCGCTCCACCAATCGAGCTAGTCTGTCTTAAAATCACTTCTACTTGATATCTTACTTAAAAAAAGAAAGCTTACAATCCATTTCGATTTCTTTGTTGCATTtgtcatgtttgttaagaagtCAGTTGATATTGCATTTTTTCTAGTCTATCAGCTGGACACACAATTGACGGATGCTGTCCTCATTGCAGCGCCACTGCCATTAGATGAAACTCCATTAGACAGTAAGAAGAACGCATGCactataatattgaagttttTGTCTAATATATGCTGATTCTAGATTTATCTGGAAGTAACCTAATTGATTTATTTACGCACATTCGTAGACAACATATTTTGCACAGATTTAAggcaaattaatataaaaacaaattgtataattgtatttgttcagcatttcgtttttattttatcaggtgcCAAAGTATAAaggaaaatacatgtttatttttttcaaaacacttTAAAGATACCCAAGTAACAGCTTTTTTATAAACAGATAACGATTCCGTATTTCTAAGAAGACAATTATATGAGAGACGAACAGATATAGCATTAATATGTGTGTTTTACTATGTGTGTTAAAGTCAAATGGTACTAAAAGTGTATTACATTATCTTTAGAAAAACAACCTTCTGAGTATTTTTACATTTAGATTCGTTTTCACAACATTCAAATATATGAAATTATATGAGAATATGTGGCGTGTAAATTAATATAACACAGCGAGTGATTTACGTGTATTATAGGTCAAAACCACTATTTGTTACTGTTTATGTAGGTTAAAAAACACTACATTTTAACTGTTTTAGTCCATTTTTCAGGTTTTAGTTCCTCAAATTTTTACTcaaatgaaataattttcaaaatagaaGTCTAACTATtgaattaaaaacacacaaaggGGTTTcctgatttaattgaaacatgaacattttttaatgacgacttttagtgagatttcaggaacaatttacgaaatcaaacacaaaactgctgatttctggaataatttgataaattagatttataacacatgtgatcacaataattataacaactgttttcaTCATTATCGTGATCACATGTGTCATTAATCTaactatatcaaattattccagaaataaTTCTTCAATTAAAACAGGAGacccttttgtgtgtttttaatacaatagttagactactattttgaaaattatttcagttgagtaaaaattcgaggaactatatatgcgaacaatatttgattattataatgatcacatgtcttataaatcttattaaaacaaattattccagaaatcaacagttttgtgtgtgattttattcattacCACCCAAAATAACTAATAGATGTTGATAAAAAGAGTCGTTGTTGGAATGAAACAAAGAGACCATATGTGTGTTTTCAAAACACTGATTAGacaaatatgtttgaaattgttaaaatggtaaaatatttcgcagaattaaaatttgaacaaatggTCAAATTTTCCCTTAAAAAAATTACATGGAAAATAATTAGTTATactgaattatcagaaaggtttctgatatctatttaataccccaaaactgaaacccAGGGTAAATTCCCATGACTAAAAAtgtctttttatttaattgttccagaaatcagagggaaaactttagattttgagtgattttacccaaAAAAATAGTTgatatgcacggctgtgacacttaaagcgagtatatacgattttttatatgtgtttaattgtaatatattgataaaatatgttacaataacacaaaataggcaagaaaaattatacattaaagccgaatttcctaaaatgcagcaaagacaaattagcgccccgagccgatagtgacgtacatattttcctacaataaccgaagcattcgtctttgtattataaaccgttaaactacgaggggtgttccagaagttcgtggattttcgctataacttattagtttgctggtaaaagtcaacgaaatttacatattatacaaaac
Encoded proteins:
- the LOC127871639 gene encoding uncharacterized protein LOC127871639 produces the protein MDKELDDEETRNWVKVCLALRCLTKSLVSYIKKKSVDQYSNNVTFLTKCVRVPEYTCSSCNLKTLEPYHSQRTPCKYLHVKYKCACSASGKQQCPEKTCGKIYDLIKDEHVENNPNWLNSKSELWSDKQSGPWERMKCFIDTQGYNDKSDIFLADISALVQICTNNGNLVREIGSTNLSYLQKKVTNVEKDMKPILEKTARSMEVVERLEQKFDEFGRQLKRFDAPDGVQIKYVKSECMAIYCEYPNMKSWLAFLRKYLNREFDQIFLPVQNHLRAYIGYEDLELNVAIYDEDFAISVQSIFYQLDTQLTDAVLIAAPLPLDETPLDTPKSSLQPGFGPSGPPSLPGSSITVARYSLCK